In candidate division TA06 bacterium, the DNA window AAGCCGTAGACGTCCACCAGGGTGCCGTGGACGGTGGTGGTAGGAGCCAGCCTGTTGTCGATGTAAGAGGAAAGCTTGTGGATGAAATCGGTGGTGTCCAGGCCGGTGCGCAGCAGCGGTATCCGCCGCTCCAGGCAGATGGCGACCAGCTCGGGATGGGCGGCCAGCCCCTTGGAGATTATGATGCAGGGTAGTTCGAAGGCCGTGATCCTCTTCAGCGACTCCACCCTTTTATCCGGGCTTAGGGTCTCCAGGTAACCGGTCTCGGTGATCCCGATGATCTGGATCCGCTCCCACAGAAAATAGCCCATGTAACCGGAAAGGGCCAGCCCCGGGCGGTTGGCGTCGGCGATTATTATCTTGCGCTCTAGCCCGGTCTTGCCGGTCAGCAGTTCCAAATGCAGAAACTCCTGCCTATCATCCAATAGCTCCTGAACCGATATCTCTTTCATGGTCTCCCCCTGTTCCTGTTTACCATCTAGTGTTTGGTGTTTACTTGCCCTGAGCATGTCGAAGGGCTGTTTGATGTTTGACGTTTACTTGCCCCAAGTATGTCGAAGGGCTGTTTAGTGTTTGCCGGTTACCGTTTACTAATGTAGATTCAATTTGCAATTTACGAATCATGGCAGTTGGCAACCCCAATTATCTGTTCCCTATTATCCGTTTCCGGTTACTGCCCCTTCAGCCCCCGGCCTTTGTGTTCCTTGCGTTCCTTTACTTTCTTGACCTGGGTCTCGATCTTTTTCACCGCCAGATCCAGGGCCTGGCGCATGTCCATGCCCTGCTCCTTAGCCGCCAAACGTTTTCCGGCCGGCAGATGAATGGTAACCTCGGCGGTCATCCTCTTTTTTTCTTCGGTCAGAATAGCCCGGGCTTCCAGTATCCGGGGAAAGAAATGCTCCAAATGTTCCAGACGGGACTGGACGTCTTTTTTTAGGCCTTCGGTCAGGCCTTCAAAATGGCGGGCGGTGATATTGATTCTCATGCCAGTGCCTCCTGTTTGATGTTGGTTATTGACTGATAAGTTTGATAGGCCAGATAGGAACTGCGCACGGCGGGGCCGGCCACCACCGCGTCAAGTCCTAGCGTTTTTTCTCCGTATGTCTTAAGTTCCTGATATTCTGCTTCATCCCAGAATCTTCTTACCGGCAGATGATCCGGGGACGGGGCCAGATACTGGCCCACAGTCAGGATCCGGCAGCCGGCTTCTTTGAGATCGGCCATCACCTGTTTGATCTCACCCGCTTCTTCGCCCAGCCCCACCATCAATCCTGACTTGGTTGCCAGCCCGGCCCGGGAGGCATAGTTTATCAGGCTTAAGGACCGGCGGTAATCGGCCTGGGGCCGGACTTGGGAATAGAGCCGGGGCACGGTTTCCAGATTATGGTTAAAAACCTCGGGCCGTATCTCCGCCGCCTGCCGCCAGGATTCTTCCCGGCCATTGAAGTCGGAAGTCAGTATTTCCGTCAATATCCCGGGGTTCTCCCGGCGCAAAGCCCGGACCGTTTCGGCGAAATGCCCGGCCCCGCCGTCGGCCAGATCGTCCCGGGTAACCGAGGTGATCACAGCATACTTCAGTCCCAACTGCTTGACGGCCCGGGCCAGCCTTTGAGGCTCCTGGCCGTCCAGCGGTCCGGGACGGCCCTTGGCCACCGCGCAGAACCGGCAGTTCCGGGTGCAGATCCCTCCCATTATCAGAAAGGTGGCCGTGCCCGAAGCAAAACACTGGTTGCGGTTGGGACAGCGGGCTTGGCGGCAGACGGTCTCCAGCCGGTTTTCCGAAAGCGCCCGGCTGACTATGGCCTGGGCCGGGTTTCGCACCAGGCTCTGCTTGAAGGCCCGGGGCAGTCTTTGGTGGTTTTGATTTTCCGGCATGGTATTGTTTAATCTTCTTGGAACATTTTTATCCGCAGACGTTGTAGTGAGTGTTGGTCGAACTATTAACACAGATTTTAACAATTTTTTATACAGCATGACTTTAATTCGTTAAAATAAATCTGCGAAATCTGTGGATGGGAAAAGGCAGCTTGGTTTCTGCTGCTATGGGTTCTTCCTAAGACTGGCCGGCTGTATATTACCCTCCTGGCGGTACTTGGCGATGGTGCGCCGGGCGATCTTCAGGCCCGCCTTGGCCAGGGCGTCGGCTATGTCCTGGTCGGTCAGGGGGGTTTTGTGATTCTCGTTTTTGATCATCTCCAGCACCTTGTCCTTGATGGCTTTCAACGAGTCCTGGCCCTGGCTGGTGCTTATCCCGCCGCCGAAAAAGTACCTGACCGCCACCAGGCCGTGGGGGGTCAGGGCGTATTTGTTGTGAACCGCCCGGCTGACCGTGGACTCGTGCATCCCGATGTCATCGGCCACCTGTTTCATGGTCAGGGGCTTGAACTGGCGCAGGCCGTGGTCCAAAAAATCCCGCTGGCGGTCGACTATGGCCAGCATTATCTTCTGAACGGTGCGGCGCCGCTGTTCTATCATCCGGACGATGAACCGGGCGGCCTCCAGCCGTTTGACCACGTAGTCCCGCTCCTCGGGCTTGGCTTTTTTTGATTGCAAAAGTATCTTTTTGTAATCCGGGGTCACCCGCACCCGGGGCACCACCCGGTCGTTGATGATGATCGCATATTCTCCGTCCTGTTTTTCGATCAGGATATCGGGGAAAATATAGCGGGTTTCATCGCTGCCCAGCCCGGCCCC includes these proteins:
- the raiA gene encoding ribosome-associated translation inhibitor RaiA, whose amino-acid sequence is MRINITARHFEGLTEGLKKDVQSRLEHLEHFFPRILEARAILTEEKKRMTAEVTIHLPAGKRLAAKEQGMDMRQALDLAVKKIETQVKKVKERKEHKGRGLKGQ
- the lipA gene encoding lipoyl synthase; translated protein: MPENQNHQRLPRAFKQSLVRNPAQAIVSRALSENRLETVCRQARCPNRNQCFASGTATFLIMGGICTRNCRFCAVAKGRPGPLDGQEPQRLARAVKQLGLKYAVITSVTRDDLADGGAGHFAETVRALRRENPGILTEILTSDFNGREESWRQAAEIRPEVFNHNLETVPRLYSQVRPQADYRRSLSLINYASRAGLATKSGLMVGLGEEAGEIKQVMADLKEAGCRILTVGQYLAPSPDHLPVRRFWDEAEYQELKTYGEKTLGLDAVVAGPAVRSSYLAYQTYQSITNIKQEALA